The Dickeya fangzhongdai genome contains the following window.
CTATTTTTGATAACGTATCTTTGCTATATGAGAAGTAATGATTTTTCTGTTTGGTCAGGTTCTGTATAGGATACTGTTTTTTGTATATTGTTATACATTTATCACCTTTCCTTAAGACAAAAACAATTGAGTCAACCTTTGATATTTTATCAAACTTCTCAAAATTGACGACAGGAATATCTCCATCTCCTCCAAATCCCTTATCAAAAATAATACCTGTCAAAAAAGACATCTGTTCATCTTTGTATGACTTTGCATCTTCTAAAAATGATATAGTGCTAGCCCTATCACTAAGCTGCTTTATATCAGATACTGCAACTCCACCGCTACTTAGATCATTAAGGGTTTTTGTTATCACGTTATCTTTGATTGATTCTTTCAGAACAGTAGTATCATCTATTTTTGCAACCCGATATTCGTAACGGTACTTTCCATCACCGCCCTTTATCTTATGCCTAAAGTTAAAATATACATGAAGGTCAAAATCTTCTACCTTTGTATCGAAGTGGGAGTAATAGGATGAGAGCTCAGAGGCCTTCTGCGCGTCATGATGGAGCTCGCTTAAATCCAGTTTTTCTTCAGCCATTTGAATCGTTCCTTATGTATTTTGCGAATGTAATGTAGTCTTCTTTTTTTATGATTCGAATTACACTTTTCACAGATATCTCATCCTTCGACAGGACAATCAATCCTTTTGTGATATCAGAATCCTGACCATCAACCCTGATTATATAGTCAATTTTGTAAGCAGAAACACCAAACAATGAAAGCGTTGGGTTGCTATGAATCCTTCTTGTTTTTATATGAAGAAATCCGACAATAACTAGAATAAAAATGAAATTGAAAACATTTGAAGGTTTTGTTAAGTCTGTAAAAACCAGGGGCATTATGTAAGTTGACAAAAATGACAGATACTCAGTTGACTCTTTTTCGCATCCAACAACAACCACTTCGGCAGAGGTAATCCCCCTATCCAAAAATGAAAGCTGTCTCTTATACCACCAGTAAGTATAGCCACACAAAAAGACCAAAAAAATACAAACGCATAACCTTGACACGGATAGAGATAGCTGGTTTCCCATATTACCTGTTATACAGACAATACGATTACTGACGCCATCACAAAAACCATTAGCTTTGGAAAAAACGTTCCAGACATCATCAATACCAGAAAAATAAAAAATTATTGGTAT
Protein-coding sequences here:
- a CDS encoding Kiwa anti-phage protein KwaB-like domain-containing protein encodes the protein MAEEKLDLSELHHDAQKASELSSYYSHFDTKVEDFDLHVYFNFRHKIKGGDGKYRYEYRVAKIDDTTVLKESIKDNVITKTLNDLSSGGVAVSDIKQLSDRASTISFLEDAKSYKDEQMSFLTGIIFDKGFGGDGDIPVVNFEKFDKISKVDSIVFVLRKGDKCITIYKKQYPIQNLTKQKNHYFSYSKDTLSKIDTDMISIDGKASIVFVKGTAYIYDQDVFEKFFGYKKWIKKVAGEFVSEMKQKFSSIVDFGKVTDRLEKESADADAFSRKLARIYNNKDLRASFNTVTPEKISDFLVGNEYFARLLKYKSAEEPLEVSTHDQQEAFILIVSEGVLRSLITGFDYLSPAAKRKIATGQTAQKPSSVVTSIPSSASDAA
- the kwaA gene encoding anti-phage protein KwaA; the protein is MKVKMYVLSLFFLFIPIIFYFSGIDDVWNVFSKANGFCDGVSNRIVCITGNMGNQLSLSVSRLCVCIFLVFLCGYTYWWYKRQLSFLDRGITSAEVVVVGCEKESTEYLSFLSTYIMPLVFTDLTKPSNVFNFIFILVIVGFLHIKTRRIHSNPTLSLFGVSAYKIDYIIRVDGQDSDITKGLIVLSKDEISVKSVIRIIKKEDYITFAKYIRNDSNG